One Solibacillus sp. R5-41 DNA segment encodes these proteins:
- a CDS encoding GNAT family N-acetyltransferase: MFPNLQTERLILREIELQDAEYLFKIFSDDEVTKYYGMKTFEKLEQAEKLIEAFAIGLKEKKGIRWGIERKGTPGIIGTIGFNLWSPAHRRAEVGYEVHPDFWRTGYTSEALKKIVEYGFQEMRLTRIGAVVFLENEASNQLLMKQGFEKEGLLKNYMYQNNNAYDVNIYSKVLGIDDLRKKAFDSF; encoded by the coding sequence ATGTTTCCGAATTTACAAACAGAACGATTGATTTTAAGAGAAATTGAACTTCAAGATGCAGAGTATCTTTTTAAAATTTTTTCAGACGATGAAGTAACAAAATACTACGGAATGAAGACGTTTGAAAAGTTGGAACAAGCTGAAAAGTTAATTGAGGCATTTGCAATCGGTTTAAAAGAAAAAAAGGGAATCCGTTGGGGGATTGAAAGAAAAGGAACACCCGGAATTATCGGGACAATTGGCTTTAACTTATGGTCACCTGCACATAGGCGGGCAGAGGTTGGCTATGAGGTTCATCCTGATTTTTGGAGAACAGGCTACACATCGGAAGCATTAAAGAAAATAGTCGAATACGGTTTTCAGGAAATGAGGCTGACGCGTATAGGGGCGGTAGTTTTTCTAGAAAATGAAGCGTCAAATCAGTTGTTGATGAAACAAGGGTTTGAAAAAGAAGGACTGCTGAAAAACTATATGTATCAAAATAATAATGCCTATGATGTCAATATTTATTCAAAAGTTCTAGGAATAGATGATTTGCGAAAAAAAGCTTTCGATTCATTCTAA
- the hmpA gene encoding NO-inducible flavohemoprotein, with the protein MLTKQTIETIKATVPVLEVHGVAITKTFYSNLFNDNPALLNIFNHTNQKKDRQQTALANTVYAAAVHIENLEAIVPAVVQIAHKHRSLGILPEHYPIVGKYLLAAIKEVLGDAATDEIIDAWAQAYGVIADVFISVEEDLYKATENVGGWRLFKAFTIAKKVDESESVTSFYLRPADGVILPAFTAGQYISIRVQVPGEEFLMNRQYTITEGTEEYYRISVKREDDNNPNGVVSNFLHASEVGLGIEVSAPAGVFTLVENDNSVLFISGGVGVTPLQSMLNTMQGRKASFIQCARNENVAAFKETIEEKIAQLDGMYKAIYSDTEGYVTKAIIEPFLTSDSEVYVCGPSPFMEAVIEQLVALGVASEKIHYEFFGPAMALQIPTTA; encoded by the coding sequence ATGTTAACAAAACAAACAATTGAAACGATTAAAGCCACTGTTCCGGTATTGGAAGTACACGGAGTAGCCATTACAAAAACTTTTTACTCGAACTTATTTAATGATAATCCTGCGTTACTAAACATTTTTAATCACACGAACCAAAAGAAGGATCGCCAACAAACAGCTTTAGCAAATACTGTTTATGCAGCGGCCGTACACATTGAAAATTTAGAAGCAATCGTGCCTGCTGTCGTTCAAATTGCGCACAAACACCGTAGTTTAGGTATTTTACCTGAGCATTATCCAATTGTCGGAAAATATTTATTAGCTGCCATTAAAGAAGTATTAGGTGACGCAGCGACAGATGAAATTATTGATGCATGGGCACAAGCTTACGGAGTTATTGCGGACGTATTTATTTCTGTTGAAGAAGATTTATACAAAGCAACTGAAAATGTAGGCGGCTGGCGTTTATTTAAAGCGTTTACAATAGCTAAAAAAGTAGATGAAAGCGAATCTGTTACATCATTTTATTTACGGCCTGCTGACGGTGTAATACTTCCTGCTTTCACAGCTGGTCAATATATTAGCATCCGCGTACAAGTACCAGGTGAAGAGTTCTTAATGAACCGCCAATATACAATTACAGAGGGCACAGAAGAGTATTACCGTATTTCTGTAAAACGTGAAGATGATAATAATCCAAATGGTGTTGTATCGAACTTCTTACATGCATCTGAAGTTGGTTTAGGTATAGAAGTGAGTGCTCCAGCGGGTGTGTTCACATTAGTGGAAAATGATAACTCTGTATTATTTATCAGTGGTGGTGTAGGTGTAACCCCATTACAAAGTATGTTAAATACAATGCAAGGTCGCAAAGCTTCGTTCATTCAATGTGCACGTAACGAAAACGTAGCTGCGTTTAAAGAAACAATCGAGGAAAAAATTGCACAGTTAGATGGTATGTATAAAGCAATTTATAGCGATACGGAAGGCTATGTTACAAAAGCAATAATTGAGCCATTCTTAACTTCGGATTCTGAAGTTTATGTATGTGGTCCTTCACCATTCATGGAAGCCGTTATCGAGCAATTAGTTGCACTTGGTGTTGCCTCTGAAAAAATCCATTATGAATTTTTCGGACCAGCAATGGCATTACAAATTCCAACAACAGCTTAA
- a CDS encoding Rrf2 family transcriptional regulator: protein MRLTVYTDYSLRTLMYLGVRGQEHLATIQEIADAYQISKNHLMKVTYDLGQLGYIETIRGRGGGIRLAMAPEEINIGGVVRKTEEDFHLVECFNPESNLCKISAECQLKGALNEALKAYIAVLDSYTLADVITTKDALANLFGITRN from the coding sequence GTGCGCTTAACAGTTTATACGGATTATTCTTTACGTACGCTTATGTATTTAGGCGTGCGAGGTCAAGAGCATTTAGCGACGATTCAAGAAATTGCAGATGCCTATCAAATTTCAAAAAACCATTTAATGAAGGTAACGTATGATTTAGGGCAGCTTGGCTACATTGAAACGATTCGCGGACGCGGTGGCGGGATTCGATTAGCAATGGCTCCTGAAGAAATAAACATTGGCGGGGTCGTAAGAAAAACGGAAGAGGACTTTCATCTCGTGGAATGCTTCAATCCAGAAAGTAACTTATGTAAAATCTCGGCAGAATGTCAGCTTAAAGGTGCATTGAATGAAGCGTTAAAAGCCTATATTGCGGTGTTAGATTCTTACACATTGGCCGATGTCATAACAACAAAAGATGCGCTCGCCAATTTATTTGGCATAACGAGAAACTAG
- a CDS encoding SDR family oxidoreductase, whose product MKKTIFITGATSGIGLEMTKQLIAQGHTVFATGRNQSALKSLEHLGAVAIQADLRNVVDIDRVVALLPAIDVAILNAGIGYFASAFDLLDEEVDQMLELNVKAPIYLAKRLSAQMMERNSGHFIFIGSQAGKVATKKASVYAASKHAITGFVNGLRLELAEYKIAVTGIYPGPIDTPFLQNADATNAYRDAISKFLIQPSKVASEVVKAIETKPREVNLPRILGITSKMYAVAPKVVEFFGSGFFNKK is encoded by the coding sequence GTGAAAAAAACAATCTTTATTACAGGGGCAACAAGTGGAATTGGGCTAGAAATGACGAAGCAATTGATTGCACAAGGTCATACCGTTTTTGCAACAGGTCGCAATCAGAGTGCACTAAAATCGTTGGAACATCTAGGGGCGGTGGCAATTCAAGCAGACTTACGAAATGTGGTGGATATTGACCGTGTCGTTGCCTTATTACCGGCAATTGATGTCGCTATTTTAAATGCAGGAATCGGCTATTTTGCGAGCGCGTTTGATTTGTTGGATGAAGAAGTAGATCAAATGCTAGAGCTTAATGTAAAAGCTCCCATTTATTTAGCAAAACGTTTATCTGCTCAGATGATGGAGCGAAATAGTGGGCATTTTATTTTCATCGGATCACAAGCAGGAAAAGTGGCAACAAAAAAAGCAAGTGTTTATGCAGCAAGTAAGCACGCCATTACCGGGTTCGTCAATGGATTACGCTTGGAGCTTGCTGAATATAAGATTGCTGTTACAGGCATTTACCCAGGGCCAATTGATACGCCATTTTTACAAAATGCGGATGCGACAAACGCTTATCGAGATGCCATTAGTAAGTTTCTAATTCAGCCAAGTAAAGTGGCTAGTGAAGTCGTTAAAGCAATTGAAACGAAGCCACGAGAAGTCAATTTACCGCGCATATTAGGAATCACAAGTAAAATGTATGCGGTCGCACCAAAAGTTGTGGAATTTTTCGGTAGTGGTTTTTTCAATAAAAAATAA
- a CDS encoding DUF6583 family protein, whose protein sequence is MKKSVMIGIIVAMLAIGGGATAFFIFNKSGKQQYFLAETKTMEKSIELFQEKYANEYEWYDKSKNDKTEYVMDVSASPGESMMAFLDPQMLDIIENSSIKLTTQSDMKKGEIIANLDAKVMDVEFNDFIMYLTAEKLLMSVPFLKDTIQLNDKDFGKVMRMVDPSYEGTETLGLDQMTGKNTLYSDEMAEYLKTEYLKYFYEELPEEAFTVGNKEEVKIGEKKLTGEKVTMKLTEQQVKDLFVNVLEKAKKDDKLEELIKGLYEQSTGMAMTTLDIDFSKEMDTAIDEMIQGIKDSSIPNGLTSEIWHQKDLIVQRHFEMKVEEETIVIDGKQSIDDAKQIFEYEIGDKTDKVSISGDLSWKDQKALDTITVKVDGDESFLQYKGDESLKGDTRTFSRTISFEDGYSIYAMDWSGEATHEKDQMKGDHQFAISMDESELLGLNINQTAKVIKEVKFDAGENVINIGEMDQEAFDQYINETLYGQAEKWFTVKFMEFDNLFN, encoded by the coding sequence ATGAAAAAAAGCGTTATGATCGGAATTATTGTGGCAATGCTTGCAATTGGTGGAGGAGCAACAGCCTTTTTCATCTTTAACAAATCGGGTAAGCAACAATATTTCCTTGCAGAAACAAAAACAATGGAAAAATCAATCGAGCTTTTCCAGGAGAAGTATGCAAATGAATATGAATGGTATGATAAGTCGAAAAATGACAAGACAGAATACGTGATGGATGTTTCCGCAAGCCCAGGGGAAAGTATGATGGCATTTTTAGATCCACAAATGCTTGATATTATTGAAAATTCTTCAATAAAACTTACGACTCAATCGGATATGAAAAAAGGCGAAATAATTGCAAATCTGGATGCAAAAGTGATGGATGTTGAATTTAACGATTTTATCATGTACTTAACGGCTGAAAAATTATTAATGTCCGTTCCATTTTTAAAAGACACAATTCAATTGAATGACAAAGATTTCGGAAAAGTGATGCGTATGGTGGATCCAAGCTATGAAGGTACCGAAACATTAGGGCTTGATCAAATGACAGGCAAAAATACATTATACTCAGATGAAATGGCGGAGTATTTGAAAACGGAATATTTGAAGTATTTCTATGAGGAGCTTCCTGAAGAAGCCTTTACAGTAGGCAATAAGGAAGAAGTAAAAATTGGTGAGAAAAAGCTAACTGGTGAAAAGGTTACAATGAAATTGACGGAGCAACAAGTGAAAGATCTTTTCGTTAATGTACTGGAAAAAGCGAAAAAGGATGACAAATTAGAGGAACTAATTAAAGGATTATATGAGCAAAGTACAGGAATGGCCATGACAACATTAGATATTGATTTCTCAAAAGAGATGGATACGGCTATTGATGAAATGATTCAAGGAATTAAAGATTCAAGCATTCCAAATGGTTTAACTTCGGAAATTTGGCATCAAAAAGATTTAATTGTTCAACGTCATTTTGAAATGAAAGTTGAAGAGGAAACAATCGTTATTGATGGCAAACAATCAATAGATGATGCAAAACAAATTTTTGAATATGAGATTGGCGATAAAACAGATAAAGTAAGTATTTCAGGCGATCTATCTTGGAAAGACCAAAAAGCGTTAGATACAATCACTGTGAAAGTTGATGGTGATGAGTCATTCCTACAATATAAAGGTGATGAATCACTAAAAGGCGATACACGTACGTTTTCAAGAACAATTTCGTTTGAAGATGGTTATTCAATCTACGCGATGGATTGGTCAGGGGAAGCAACACATGAAAAGGATCAAATGAAAGGGGATCATCAGTTTGCCATTTCGATGGATGAGAGCGAGCTATTAGGCTTAAATATCAATCAAACGGCAAAAGTGATTAAAGAAGTGAAATTTGATGCGGGCGAAAACGTAATCAATATTGGTGAAATGGACCAAGAAGCTTTCGATCAGTATATTAATGAAACATTATATGGGCAAGCAGAAAAGTGGTTCACTGTAAAATTTATGGAATTTGATAATCTTTTCAATTAA
- a CDS encoding ABC transporter permease: MKNLVFFTHQYLKQMKKKWWKLLLLFVFPLIFIALSFVAMTSLFAHSEQQKMSIAIVNEDSSNESQLLTQLIVTVLKENTYVHAELLSMEEAEARMKQNESTAAIIFPMNFAADLYEGTSVKLNVLGNPQEKTQSLVVNELVETIARYIASAQANILTVYHYAQETSISPEELESLKLELLMDFTFYTMGKSKILREHEWVLLPFENPLHYYSFAILFCLTIIWSILLFVFLSKQTSKSLQVRLKLFGVAFWQEHVARIFTTFMTVLIISSILFVIGLSQLDINYFALDYMRIFLFVSLLILLTLVLCAIFDVVFHSDKVKLLISLFLCAFLIAVSGAVFPTIYFPYSLQQMFPYFYTYDSWKWLTELIFEERNFASYTKSGFMLALALIVYSSLLYVKGRFAR; encoded by the coding sequence ATGAAAAACCTTGTATTTTTCACACATCAATACTTGAAACAAATGAAGAAGAAGTGGTGGAAACTGCTTCTTCTTTTCGTGTTTCCATTGATATTTATCGCACTTTCCTTTGTGGCCATGACATCACTATTTGCGCATAGCGAACAACAAAAAATGTCGATTGCCATTGTCAATGAAGATTCTTCAAATGAGAGTCAGCTTTTGACACAACTGATTGTGACGGTTTTGAAAGAAAATACATATGTACATGCCGAACTCCTTTCAATGGAAGAAGCCGAAGCGAGGATGAAACAAAATGAAAGTACCGCCGCGATTATTTTCCCAATGAATTTCGCCGCAGATTTATATGAAGGGACTTCTGTAAAGCTTAACGTGCTCGGCAATCCACAGGAAAAAACGCAAAGCTTGGTGGTCAATGAACTCGTAGAAACCATTGCCCGTTATATTGCATCTGCGCAGGCGAATATTTTGACGGTGTATCATTATGCGCAAGAGACATCGATTTCACCGGAAGAGTTGGAAAGCTTAAAACTGGAGCTATTAATGGATTTTACATTTTATACAATGGGGAAAAGCAAAATTTTACGCGAACATGAATGGGTATTGCTGCCATTTGAAAATCCATTGCATTATTATTCATTCGCCATTTTATTTTGTTTAACAATCATTTGGTCGATTTTGCTATTCGTATTTTTATCGAAGCAAACATCAAAAAGCTTACAAGTACGTCTGAAGTTGTTTGGTGTTGCATTTTGGCAGGAGCATGTCGCGCGTATTTTCACGACATTTATGACGGTGCTCATTATCTCAAGTATCCTTTTTGTTATCGGACTTTCACAATTAGATATAAATTATTTTGCACTTGATTACATGAGAATCTTCTTATTTGTCAGCTTGCTCATATTGCTTACGCTCGTCTTATGCGCCATTTTTGATGTTGTTTTCCATTCTGATAAAGTGAAGCTACTCATCTCGTTATTTTTATGCGCGTTTCTCATTGCTGTGAGTGGGGCGGTTTTTCCGACGATTTATTTCCCCTATAGCTTACAACAAATGTTCCCGTATTTTTATACGTATGATAGTTGGAAATGGTTGACGGAGCTTATTTTTGAAGAACGTAACTTTGCATCCTATACAAAAAGCGGGTTTATGCTCGCCTTAGCACTCATCGTTTATAGTAGTCTCCTATATGTAAAGGGGAGGTTCGCGCGTTGA
- a CDS encoding ABC transporter permease, with amino-acid sequence MKIFLYTRMLLLKKQAFSTLIWLVMPLVLTIVLVQWMTDVIEDGQIPIAIVDEDNSELSKAFIQELQLIDPLNIQVMSKQKALYALEKNQMDSVFIVKRNFEKQLRNNKRNYLIDAYSTNRSYFYFAVKENISSLAQRKATQAKAAHEVKNLLNKYNSDIHWSFDEIVVEGQQREERYELLTVNFSFYNKSSTPTEKDVLLTPWGIWAFFTLISTFYLLDWIIKESNHPVVVRWLQTKISYITFFFSTLGVYFLIMLGMDFLTYQLLETQFVWSEFLAIVVFRLSCVALALFVAVHMKNTLGYYFITPILTLLLAFLGGAFIPIESLVVKWPILSELSPVYALLQWDVSLSWSFFIVLLCIYVYRKESSRFA; translated from the coding sequence TTGAAAATATTCCTATATACAAGAATGCTGCTATTGAAAAAGCAGGCATTTTCTACGTTAATCTGGCTCGTAATGCCACTTGTTTTAACGATTGTGCTCGTCCAGTGGATGACTGATGTTATCGAGGATGGGCAAATTCCAATCGCCATAGTGGATGAAGACAACAGTGAGCTGTCAAAAGCATTTATTCAGGAGCTACAGCTAATCGACCCTTTAAACATTCAGGTAATGAGCAAGCAAAAAGCGCTGTACGCATTAGAAAAAAATCAGATGGATAGCGTATTTATTGTCAAGCGCAATTTTGAAAAACAATTGCGAAATAATAAACGAAATTATTTAATTGATGCTTATTCAACGAACCGGTCGTATTTTTACTTTGCGGTAAAAGAAAATATTAGTTCTCTTGCACAGCGCAAAGCGACGCAAGCAAAAGCAGCTCATGAAGTGAAAAATTTACTCAACAAATATAATAGTGATATTCACTGGTCGTTTGATGAAATCGTGGTGGAAGGTCAACAGCGTGAAGAACGCTATGAATTATTGACTGTTAATTTTTCCTTTTATAATAAATCTTCTACCCCTACTGAAAAAGATGTTTTACTGACTCCGTGGGGCATTTGGGCCTTTTTTACGCTCATTTCAACCTTTTATTTATTGGATTGGATCATAAAAGAATCCAATCATCCGGTCGTCGTGCGCTGGTTACAAACAAAAATATCTTATATCACTTTTTTTTTCAGTACATTAGGTGTCTATTTCTTGATTATGCTAGGTATGGATTTTTTGACATATCAATTATTAGAAACGCAATTTGTATGGTCTGAATTTTTAGCGATTGTCGTTTTTCGATTAAGTTGTGTTGCACTGGCTCTATTTGTCGCAGTACATATGAAAAATACGCTGGGCTATTATTTCATCACACCTATACTTACGTTACTACTCGCATTTCTTGGTGGTGCATTCATCCCAATAGAATCACTTGTTGTGAAATGGCCAATCTTGAGCGAGTTGAGCCCTGTTTATGCATTATTACAATGGGATGTTTCGCTCAGTTGGAGTTTTTTCATAGTGCTATTATGCATTTATGTGTATCGAAAGGAGTCGAGCCGTTTTGCTTGA
- a CDS encoding ABC transporter ATP-binding protein, translating to MKNISKSYRSHEILQNVSMHISRGEVVGLVGQNGAGKSTLLQIVATAMSANSGELMLNSLSYKDNLKVIRRQIGFVPQEVALWEHMTVRENMLFFAKLSWTKLSEEQCRAICLNMQLHEWDKQVSALSGGMKRKLNIALSLIDDPQLLILDEPTVGIDLKSKTEIVRFLMQQAKEHQKMILYTSHDMEEITTYCDRVYIMGEDSFYYEYLQGKGIFIEKM from the coding sequence GTGAAAAATATTTCAAAAAGTTATCGGAGTCATGAAATTTTACAAAATGTTTCGATGCATATTTCGCGCGGTGAAGTAGTGGGGCTTGTCGGACAAAATGGCGCAGGGAAATCAACTCTTTTGCAGATTGTTGCAACAGCAATGAGCGCAAATTCCGGCGAGTTAATGCTAAATTCACTTTCCTATAAAGACAATTTAAAGGTTATACGTCGTCAAATCGGCTTTGTTCCACAAGAGGTCGCATTGTGGGAGCATATGACAGTTCGGGAAAATATGCTGTTTTTTGCCAAGCTCAGCTGGACAAAATTATCCGAGGAGCAATGCCGCGCAATTTGTTTAAATATGCAATTGCATGAATGGGATAAACAAGTAAGTGCATTATCCGGCGGCATGAAACGCAAGCTCAATATTGCATTAAGCCTTATTGATGATCCACAGCTCCTTATATTAGATGAGCCGACAGTAGGCATTGATTTAAAATCCAAAACGGAAATTGTGCGCTTCCTTATGCAGCAAGCAAAGGAGCACCAAAAAATGATTCTTTACACGTCTCATGATATGGAGGAAATTACGACCTACTGTGATCGGGTCTATATAATGGGAGAGGACTCATTTTACTATGAGTATTTACAGGGAAAGGGTATTTTTATTGAAAAAATGTAA